Below is a window of Littorina saxatilis isolate snail1 linkage group LG2, US_GU_Lsax_2.0, whole genome shotgun sequence DNA.
ATGAACCTGACCTACAACGCTTCCGGGGCCATAACAGCCTGGCTGTTGGTTGCCATGACGACCCAGCGAGCGATGTCAGTGGTGTGGCCTCACCGTGTCAGCGTCCTCTGCACGTCGCGGAGATCGTGGCAGGTGATCGTCATGATCGTGGTGTTCGTCACGCTGCTCTATAGCCACCTTCTGTACGGTGTCAGCTTGACCTCTCTGGGACACTCTGTTGTCGGAACGTGCACCATCACGTCACTCGACTACTTGACCTTTGTCCTGAACGTATGGGTGTACGTCGATTTGGTCGTCACTTCCTTTTTCCCTTTCGCTGTCCTGCTTCTGGCCAATACCGTCCTGATCTGGAAGCTTCGCTCGTCAGCGCAACACGCGACTGACCGCCTTGGAGCTGACCCTTCCCAACAAGCCAGCAGGTCCAGTGAGGCGTTGTCCATCTCCCTGACCGTTATAGCTTTGTCCTTGACCTTCGTTGTGCTCACGTGCCCGTCTATGATCAACAACACTGTGTCCGTTCTCTACCGCACACAAGGGGCCATCAGCGACACACACCAGTATGCTCTCAACTTGTTTCTCGAAAGCCTCTTCAATGTCTTCGTCTACCTGAATCATGCCTTAAACTTTTACCTGTACTGCCTTACCGGAGCCAGGTTCAGAAAGGAATTCAGCAAAATGGTGTGGGTCTGGAGAAGTAACCGCGGATAGAACATTATAGCGGGAACCCCCACACAATACAGACATCATAACACTGCGAGCTTAGACAAACACACGTTGCCACCGATTGGatgttgtgtgtttttatatttaattttatttttttaatagttgggagttttcttcattttgcgACTGTAGTGCTTGCTCCTTCTCGTCTTGTTTCTTGCTTGTTCATCCTATTGGATCAAACTCTGGAAGACAGGGGTGGAGCCAGAAATGTTCCAAGTTAGAGTTCCCAGCATAGCTctctcttcaccccccccccccctacttacCCTTCCCCCTTTACATTTGATGGAAACACCCCTTCAAATCAAAAATATACCGACCAAAAATCCCCCGCCAGACCGCTTTTTGTAAAGACTGGGAATTTATTGCTGAAGTAATTTCGCAAATTGTCGGTAGCAGCTGTTATGATGGTACATGAGCATGAATATTCCAACTGTGCACATGAAAGCAGCCTGGCCGTAGAGTTATGGTGGGACAAAGGAGTTATGGTGGGACAAAGGAGTTATGGTGGGACAAAGGAGTTATGGTGGGACAAAGGAGTTATGGTGGGACAAAGGAAAAGGCTGAAGGATGTTGTCATCGCAAGCTGACGTTTCAGCGAAGCGACCCGAGTGACATGCGCAGCGGACTAACCAGACTGGACTAGGGTCGACCATTGAAACTCGCCCTGGCTGTGGAGGTGTGGTGTGTCCAAGGTGAAGGTTGAAGGACGTTTCAGCGAAGCGACCCGAGTGACATGCGCAGCGGACTAACAAGACTGGACTAGGGTCGACCATTGAAACTCGCCCTGGCTGAGGAGACTGTGTGGTGTGTCCAAGGTGAAGGTTGAAGACGTTTCAGCGAAGCGACGCGCGTGACATGCGCAGTGGGCTAACCAGACTGGACAAAGGTCGACCATTGAAACTCGCCCTGGCTGTGGAGGTGTGGTGTGTCCAAGGTGAAGGTTGAAGGACGTTTCAGCGAAGCGACCCGAGTGACATGCGCAGCGGACTAACAAGACTGGACTAGGGTCGACCATTGAAACTCGCCCTGGCTGAGGAGACTGTGTGGTGTGTCCAAGGTGAAGGTTGAAGGACGTTTCAGCGAAGCGACGCGAATGACATGCGCAGCGGACTAACCAGACTGGACTAGGGTCGACCATTGAAACTCGCCCTGGCTGTGGAGGTGTGGTGTGTCCAAGGTGAAGGCTGAAGGATGTTGTTATTGCAAGCTGACGTGTGGACGGTTCTGGGCCTGCAGTGATTGGTCAACACGCCTGCACGGGGAGGACGGGATGCTTACAGACGTGGTTTGTAACATTTGCTGTCATGTGGCCATTTTCTGCACTAGCTACACTGAGCTCACGGGTGTACCTAACCTTTCCAGaaatataaacttggccaaaaaattattgcatcaattttcaaacccaaattaaagcattaatccccgtgtcatttcattaaaactttatatgcaAGAGAAGGCCGTtcacgcaaggtagcaaaacaaagcaatctgttcagggtagataattggtttgactttcttctcgtatgtcaaagttgcaaagttttgcctattgtgattttttgtcgatttttcgtTCGGCTCtttcgtttttgtctggtcgattttgagggtacccttactttagcggcggtcacgtgatccctgtaaaagaaatatttaatccaaaaggtgatcctgaaggttaagtgaacggccttaactggcatatacagttttaattaaataacacaggaattaatgttttaatttgggtttgaaatttgttacaataattttttggccaactttagTTTAAGAGTCGCCCCAGTACCTGAACGTAGCCTTTGAATTGTTCACTGTGTATGATTGCGTGTACAACACTCGCCTTATTTTAGCGGCAAGAAACCTAAAAACCTCGCCGCAGAaggctgctgtgtgtgtgtgtgtgcgtgtgtgtgtgtgtgaccgtacGGTGTGTCACGGTATGTGTGATTTTTGAGTTCGTGTGCGGGCTTGTGTGCTGAGTGCACTGTAAGATGCAACGTTAGCCTgttttgtgaaagagtgagtggTGAGACCTATCGCCACGGACCTCCCCGCTGTGTAGCACCCAGCCTACTCCAGGTTTGCGCAACGCTTGGTGTGGAATAGCACATGTCACTCATCATTCCCACGGGTCGCGGCGCACTTCTGGGGATGTGCTTTGCAGTCTTCAGTGTGCTCAACGCAATGCGCAGCAAATGACAAACAGTTGAAGCGGAAACAAGAAGataagagaaaaaaagttgctagcagagagagagagagagagagagagagagagagagagagagagagagagagagagagagagagagagagagagagagagagagagagagagcactgaactgaactttatttaacaagaatTACGATTTAAGGCTAGGTCTGTTCTTATAATCTGTccttgtaaacacacacacgcacacacacacacacacatacacacacacacacacacacacacacacacacacacacacacacacacacacacacacacactccaattTTTGTAAGAGAGGCTTTAGACACAAGCCTAGTTTTACTGTCCGATTTACTTCATCTAAAACAGcgacacagaaacaaagaaagagggAGGATGGCACACACAAGGAACAGACAGCAGACCGGAATCAGTTCAACTCTACTTGTCAAGAGCATGTACAAGAGATATTACTGGTGGTTGTCCACTCTATCCCTATCAGGAGCATGTAAAAGTGATATGATGGTGGTGTTCAACTCTATCCCTATCAGGAGCATGTAAATGTGATATTACTGGTGGTTTTCCACTCTATCCCTATCAAGAGCATGTAAATGTGATATTACTGGTGGTTTTCCACTCTATCCCTATCGGGAGCATGTAAAAGTGATATTACTGGTTGTTGTCCACTCTATCCCTATCAAGAACATGTAAAAATGATATTACTGGTGGTTTTCAACTCTATCCCTATCAGGAGCATGTAAAAGTGatattggtttaagcgtgttttattcaatttctcatacacacgtttcaaacaataacaacattaagaacgttaacaagtgATATTACTGGTGGTGTTTAACTCTATCCCTATCAGGAGCATGTAAAAGAGATATTACTGGTGGTGTTCAACTCTATCCCTATCAGGAGCATGTAAAAGTGATATTACTGGTGGTTGTCCACTCCATCCCTATCAAGAGCATGTAAAAGTGATATTACTGGTGGTGTTCAACTCTATCCCTATCAAGAGCATGTACAAGAGATATTACTGGTGGTGTTCAACTCTATCCCTATCAAGAGCATGTACAAGAGATATTACTGGTGGTGTTCAACTCTATCCCTATCAAGAGCATGTAAAAGTGATATTACTGGTGGTGTTCAACTCTATCCCCATCAAGAGCATGTACAAGTGATATTACTGGTGGAGTTCAACTCTATCCCTATCAGGAGCATGTAAAAGTGATATTACTGGTGGTGTTCAACTCTATCCCTATCAAGAGCATGTACAAGTGATATTACTGGTGGTGTTCAACTCTATCCCTATCAGGAGCATGTAAAAGAGATATTACTGGTGGTGTTCAACTCTATCCCTATCAGGAGCATGTAAAAGTGATATTACTGGTGGTGTTCAACTCTATCCCTATCAGGAGCATTTAAAAGAGATATTACTGGTGGTGTTCAACTCTATCCCTATCAGGAGCATGTAAAAGAGATATTACTGGTGGTGTTCAACTCTATCCCTATCAAGAGCATGTACAAGAGATATTACTGGTGGTTGTCCACTCTATCCCTAGCAGGAGCATGCAAAAGTGATATTACTGGTGGTGTTCAACTCTATCCCTATCAGGAGCATGTAAAAGTGATATTACTGGTGGTTGTCCACTCTATCCCTATCAGGAGCATGTAAAAGTGATATTAC
It encodes the following:
- the LOC138954437 gene encoding thyrotropin-releasing hormone receptor-like: MNTTVEVLPNTTHQTAVLSEALDLNSLPLSQARLWMNRVVVPLIVVLGLLGNTMILATCRRLHARRSSMDQYLMVIAVTDSLVLLSTSLTRWLELVAGVSLTESHDALCKMMNLTYNASGAITAWLLVAMTTQRAMSVVWPHRVSVLCTSRRSWQVIVMIVVFVTLLYSHLLYGVSLTSLGHSVVGTCTITSLDYLTFVLNVWVYVDLVVTSFFPFAVLLLANTVLIWKLRSSAQHATDRLGADPSQQASRSSEALSISLTVIALSLTFVVLTCPSMINNTVSVLYRTQGAISDTHQYALNLFLESLFNVFVYLNHALNFYLYCLTGARFRKEFSKMVWVWRSNRG